TGGAGGACAGCGGCGGCTACTTCGCGCAGCTGCGCCAGGGAGCCGAGTTCCTCCGGGACGCGAAGCTGCTGCGGTCCATCATCGGCATGCTGGCGGTGACCAACCTGCTCGACCAGGCGTTCATGTCGGTACTGCTGCCGGTCTGGGCGAAGGATTCGGGCGCCGGCCCGCAGGCCATCGGCCTGGTCGTGAGTGTGTTCGCCGCGACGTCGATCGTCGCCGCGCTGGTGGCTGCCGGGGTGGCCGAACGGCTGCCGCGCCGCACCGTCTACCTGATCGGCTTCACCCTGGGCGGCGTGCCCCGGTTCGCCGCGATGGCGATGGGCGCGCCGCTGTGGCTGGTGTTGACCGTGCTCGCGGTGGGCGGACTGGGGTCCGGCTTCGTCAACCCGATCGTGGGCGCCGTGACGTACGAGCTGATCCCGACCCCCCTGCTGGGCCGGGTCAAGACCATGGCGCAGGCGGTCACGTGGGCGGGCATCCCGTTCGGCGGCCTGCTGGGAGCGGGGCTGGTGACCCTGACCGGCACGTCGACGGCACTGTGGATCGTGGGCGGTCTGTATCTCGTGGCGATCGTCGTACCCGGCCTGAGCCGTGAATGGTCCGGGATGCGCAAGCGGGCGGCGTCCGCACCGGCCGTCGCCGACAGCGCCCCCGACAGCAACGGCTCCGCGCAAGGTGCGGGTGGTGCGGCTTCGGAGGCGGCGGCCGGCCGGCCCGCCGGGCAGGCCGTGGCGCGGGAG
The DNA window shown above is from Streptomyces sp. NBC_00247 and carries:
- a CDS encoding MFS transporter, with protein sequence MPPRTTAAETAADNAVRTAAPDTGPRVLRGLFGMLSANAAALSANRVLSVALPWFVLTTTGSVGKTGLVAFCQIVPYVIAQALSGPLIDRIGPKRISVAGDLLSTVAMTVAPLLYLTGNLPFGLLLALLAVVGAADGPANGAKGLFVPSATRAARVPIERGTGLSAAVERTATTVGPALAGVVVTAFGSLYALWVTAALFAISALVVSTTLTDPVPEPHEKPVEDSGGYFAQLRQGAEFLRDAKLLRSIIGMLAVTNLLDQAFMSVLLPVWAKDSGAGPQAIGLVVSVFAATSIVAALVAAGVAERLPRRTVYLIGFTLGGVPRFAAMAMGAPLWLVLTVLAVGGLGSGFVNPIVGAVTYELIPTPLLGRVKTMAQAVTWAGIPFGGLLGAGLVTLTGTSTALWIVGGLYLVAIVVPGLSREWSGMRKRAASAPAVADSAPDSNGSAQGAGGAASEAAAGRPAGQAVAREDASVPAAA